A region from the Penaeus monodon isolate SGIC_2016 chromosome 17, NSTDA_Pmon_1, whole genome shotgun sequence genome encodes:
- the LOC119583256 gene encoding uncharacterized protein LOC119583256, producing MSPLTGHHHHTITTQSPPLQAQHHHIYISTTVVAIPCTSPPVHHLHRKQTVTINSSTPSSRHHQRSPPSQANRHFYSRYCHHVHITTSTSPSPQANCHHYEHIFLEIMGNHHHLHITTSTSPSSLQPIHHHLRISTNTSPSSLQPIHHHLRIATSISLSEHNHAITTTASTRSPPAYPHHCLSSSRSLKSPAINSILYNILRILLIRTVWNYRKSVYHLDPCSRDWFSKRPDVPRARLSALLRPSGGSARESLSL from the exons ATGTCACCATTAACGGGgcatcaccatcacaccatcaccacacagtCACCACCATTGCAAGCGCAGCATCACCACATATACATCTCAACCACTGTAGTCGCTATTCCCTGCACATCACCACCAGTACATCACCTTCACCGCAAGCAAACTGTCACTATTAATTCATCAACACCATCTTCACGTCACCACCAGAGATCGCCCCCATCACAAGCAAACCGTCATTTCTACAGCCGATATTGTCACCACGTTCACATCACCACCAGCACATCGCCCTCACCACAAGCAAACTGTCACCATTA TGAACACATTTTCCTGGAGATAATGGgaaatcatcaccatcttcacatCACCACCAGCACATCGCCCTCATCACTACAACCGATTCATCACCACCTTCGCATCAGTACCAACACATCGCCCTCATCACTACAACCGATTCACCACCACCTTCGCATCGCCACCAGCATATCACTCTCAGAACATAACCATGCAATCACCACCACCGCAAGCACACGATCACCACCAGCATATCCCCACCACTGCCTATCATCTTCACGAAGTTTAAAG AGCCCGGCGATCAACTCG ATATTATACAACATTTTAAGAATCTTGTTAATACGCACCGTTTGGAATTATCGAAAATCTGTATACCATCTAGACCCGTGCTCTCGCGACTGGTTTAGTAAGCGACCAGACGTTCCTCGGGCGCGACTCTCCGCCCTCTTGAGACCGTCTGGAGGCTCGGCCCGAGAATCTCTTTCATTATAA